Genomic DNA from Longimicrobiales bacterium:
TCCTGGTCAATGTGACTGAACGCCGCGATTCGCCAGCTGCTGCCGAACTGATGCCCGGCACGTTGGAGATGCTCATCCTCGGCACGCTCACCCTGGGGCCGCTCCACGGATATGGCGTGACCCAGCACATCGAGCAGTGTTCGGGCGGCGTGCTCACTGTGCCGCAGGGCTCGATGTATCCGGCGCTCGAGAGGTTGCTCGGGAAAGGGTTCGTGAAGGCGAAATGGGGAAAGTCGCCGACCGGCCGGCGCGCGCGCTACTACACGATCACTTCTTCGGGACGGCGACAGCTCGACGCGAAGTTCGCCGATTACGAGCGCGTGACGGGGGCGATCGGGCGGGTGATGGCCGAGGGCTGAACTGCATGTCCTGGGTCGATGGGCTCCGGCACCGGCTGTATGTGCTGTTCAACGCGGCGGCCTACAGCCGTGAGCAGGCGGAGGAACGGCGCTTCCACCGCGACATGGAACTGATGAACATGGCGCCCGAAGGGAAACCTCTGCGCCGCCAGACCCTTCTCCACGGCTCGTCAACCATTGCCCTCTCGGACCGGGAGCGTTCCATGTCAACGCGACTTCTGGACGGACTGCGCCAGGACCTGCACTATGCTACGCGGGGCCTGATCCGGTCACCCGCCTTCGCGCTCATGGCGGTGCTCACGCTGGCGCTGGGTGTGGGGGCGAACGCAGCGGTCTTTTCGGTTCTCGACCAACTGTTCGGACAGCCGCCCGCCGGAGTGGGTCAACCCGACAGCCTGCGCCGCCTCTACATCCAGATGCCGCACCATCCGCTAAACCCCGGCATGGTCTTCCCGCATTTCAACTACCCTGCCTTCTCGGCTGTGGACGATGCGCTGGGAAGTCAGGGCCAGCTCGCGGCGTGGACGCCATCCGCCGAGCACACTCTCGGGGAGGAAAACGGCGAGCTGCCCGTACGGGTGTCCTGGGTCACGCACGACTACTTCCGGGTGCTGCAGGTAGAGGCGGCCAGTGGACGGCTCTTCGGCGAGGAAGAGGCGCGCGTGAACGTGGCGGTGCCGGTGGCGGTGATCTCGCACGCGTTCCGTGAGCGGGCGTTCCCCTCCGCACCGGACGTCCTGGGCCGGAGTCTCGAGCTGGACGGCACGAAGTACACGGTGATCGGCGTGACGACCGAGGGCTTCACCGGTCTCGATCTGAATTACACCGATGTGTTCCTGCCCCTGGGTACCTTCCCGGCTCAGGGCCAGCTGGGACTGCCGTGGTACGAGTTCATCGGCAACTATCTCCAGGCCGTCGCGCGCCTGCCCGAGGGACATGCGGACGAGCAGCTCGCCGCCAGAGCGACGGCCGGGTACCACCGGCAGGTGCTGCCGCCGCAGGGCGGCACTCCCGATTCGACGAACGTGGTCGTCCCCGGGTCCATCATCGCGGCGCGCGGGATCGGCGCCAGTGCGGGCACGGCGCACGAGAACCAGGCCGTTTCCCTTTCGAAGCGCATGGCTGGCGTCAGCCTGATCGTGCTCCTGATTGCGGGGGCCAACGTGGGGGGGTTGCTCCTGGTTCGGGCGGCCCGCCGGCGTCACGAGATCGCCGTGCGGCGAGCGCTTGGAATCTCCCGCGCGCGGCTGGTATCGCAGTTCCTCACCGAGGGGCTGGTTCTGACCGCGCTGGCCGCAGTGGCCGCCGTGCCGCTGGCGGCGTGGGGAGGCACCGTCCTGCGCCGACTGCTGCTGCCTGACATACACTGGGCGCGCGACGCGCTGGACGTGCGGGCGATAATGTTCGCACTGGCCAGCGCGACGGTTGTGGGATTGCTCGCTGCACTGATGCCAGCGTTGCAGTCGTGGGGCGGCGCCGTCGGTAGGAGCCTCAGTGTCACGTCCCGCGAAGGCGGCCGACGGGGCGCTGCACTGCGCTCCGGGCTTCTGGCGGGGCAGGCCGCGCTCGCCGTGATCCTGCTGATGGGAGCCGGACTGTTCGTGCGCAGCCTGGGCAATGTGTCGGACCTGAGGCTTGGCTTCGACGTCGACGAGCTGGCATGGGTGAGCTTGCGGAATCCATCGGGCGCGGGCGCGCCCGAACGGTTGGAGGAGGTGGCGTCCCGGCTCGCGGGCATGGGTGTATCTGGCACTGCGCTCGCCCGCGTTCCGCCGATGATGGGATCATCCCTGATGAGAGTGTTCCTGCCGGGCCGCGACTCCCTGCCCGCGTTCGATCCGGCGGCATACCCGGCCTACAATACCGTGTCGCCCGAGTTCTTCGCCGTCGCGGGAATGCGTATGCTCGAGGGTCGCGCGTTTGCCGAAGGCGAGCGCGACGTGGTGGTGGTGAGCGAGACGATGGCGCGGATGTTCTGGCCGCAGGAGAGCGCTGTGGGCAAGTGCATCGTACTCGGTGAGCCCGGTGCGGAATGCCAGCAGGTCATCGGCGTGGCCGAGGACTCCCGGCGTCGCGCTATCATCGAGGAGCCGACGCTCCACTACTTCCTCCCGCGTGAGGCCGATGCGGTCGGCGGTGTAATCCTCATGCGCGTGGACAGCCGCCGATGGAAAGCACTGGGCGATGCCATCCGCGCAGAGCTGAGCGGCCGCTACCGCCCGCGGGACGTGACGATTCGACGCATGAGCGAGGCGCTGGAACCGCAGTTTCGGCCCTGGCGGCTCGGTG
This window encodes:
- a CDS encoding PadR family transcriptional regulator: MTFLVNVTERRDSPAAAELMPGTLEMLILGTLTLGPLHGYGVTQHIEQCSGGVLTVPQGSMYPALERLLGKGFVKAKWGKSPTGRRARYYTITSSGRRQLDAKFADYERVTGAIGRVMAEG
- a CDS encoding ABC transporter permease; the protein is MSWVDGLRHRLYVLFNAAAYSREQAEERRFHRDMELMNMAPEGKPLRRQTLLHGSSTIALSDRERSMSTRLLDGLRQDLHYATRGLIRSPAFALMAVLTLALGVGANAAVFSVLDQLFGQPPAGVGQPDSLRRLYIQMPHHPLNPGMVFPHFNYPAFSAVDDALGSQGQLAAWTPSAEHTLGEENGELPVRVSWVTHDYFRVLQVEAASGRLFGEEEARVNVAVPVAVISHAFRERAFPSAPDVLGRSLELDGTKYTVIGVTTEGFTGLDLNYTDVFLPLGTFPAQGQLGLPWYEFIGNYLQAVARLPEGHADEQLAARATAGYHRQVLPPQGGTPDSTNVVVPGSIIAARGIGASAGTAHENQAVSLSKRMAGVSLIVLLIAGANVGGLLLVRAARRRHEIAVRRALGISRARLVSQFLTEGLVLTALAAVAAVPLAAWGGTVLRRLLLPDIHWARDALDVRAIMFALASATVVGLLAALMPALQSWGGAVGRSLSVTSREGGRRGAALRSGLLAGQAALAVILLMGAGLFVRSLGNVSDLRLGFDVDELAWVSLRNPSGAGAPERLEEVASRLAGMGVSGTALARVPPMMGSSLMRVFLPGRDSLPAFDPAAYPAYNTVSPEFFAVAGMRMLEGRAFAEGERDVVVVSETMARMFWPQESAVGKCIVLGEPGAECQQVIGVAEDSRRRAIIEEPTLHYFLPREADAVGGVILMRVDSRRWKALGDAIRAELSGRYRPRDVTIRRMSEALEPQFRPWRLGAQLFTGFGLLALIVTVIGVYSVMAYAVSQRTHEMGVRMALGARTLDILGLIIASGLRVVAIGVAIGIAVSLALGRIVESLLYNVTPYDPVALIWAAGVLLVTGVTASLVPAWRAGRLDPAQTLRPD